ATTATGGAACTTTTTGATGGAACGGTCCGTATAGTTCACCATAGCTAACAAATTTATGAGGTGAGATAAATGGACATTCAACAAGAAAAAATTTGTGTAAAATGTGGTAACCAAATGATTAAATGTTATGTTGATGATGGATTTAAGGGTTTATTGGTTAAAAATCCTGAAGGAGATAGATTGTTTAGTAACAAAAAACAAACCAATATAAATCCTTTTATATGCACAAATTGTGGCTGGGCAGAATGGTATGCAGAAGATCCAGAAAACTTAAAGTAAGCATATCCTTGATCTTAAACTAACGCAAAACTATAACATAATTGACCTTCAAGTCAGAGGCTGCCGAGTAAACCGGCAGCCTTTTCTCAACTAATAAAGGGAAGTTTTTTTCAATAATTTATTGTACTAATATGGTAGAATATGTATATATTAGTGGACGAGGTGACTAGAAATGAATTCTGTTACTTTTGTAAGGCTAGCATCCTTCACAGATGCTGAAGAACTTTCTAGGCTAAATCAAGAGTTTAACGGCGGTGTAAAAAGACCTCCAACTAAGATAATTGAACGCTTAAATATAAATCATAACGAATTGATTGCAGTAGCAGAGATAAGTGGTAGAATCGTTGGTTTTGGCTGTGCTCAAAGTTTTTATTCATTTTGTTATGAAGAACCACACGGAGAAATTACCGAACTCTATGTAGAAGAAGCCGCTCGAAGAAAAGGAATAGCAATTGCAAAATGATCTAACGAATTGAGGCGTTTAAATATGAAAGAAAACAATGTCAGGGAAATTAGGGTAACTGATTATCACGATATTTATTTGTTAAATCAAGACTTTAACCCGAATCTGCATGTATTTTCCAAAGAGAAAATAAAAGAGAAGATTGAAATTATTATAAAGAAAACTAAAGATATCATCTTTGTTTACGAACAAAACAACGAGGTAATAGGATATATTCATGGAAGCCCGTATGAATTGCTTTTTTCCGACTCTTTAGTAAACGTCCTGGGATTTGTTGTTAAAGCAAGTTATAGAAATCAAGGTATAGGCAGCATGTTGATTGAACGTCTTGAACAGTGGGGAGTGGACAATGGATTTTCTGGGATGAAACTGTTATCTCACCCAAGTCGAATACATGCTCACAGGTTCTATGAACGACGCGGCTATAGGTTTACCAAGGACCAAAAAAATTTTATTAGAAAATTCGAGGACTAAACTATCGGTGAACGATAGCTCAATAGACATCAGCAGAAGGCTGCCGATAGCATAGAACGGCAGCCGTCTTAGCTTAACGGGCATGTTTGTTGAGCATTTCTCCGAATAGAAGTATTTAATAGGAAATGTTAATTATTGATTGAGCAATTTGATGATGAAATTATTCAATCGCGGGAAAACAACGAATTTGCACTTCAAGTAAAGAAAGGACAGGTGGCCCTGTCCTTTCTTAATAGACGAGTGTAAAAGCATGATGAGTTCACGGTTGATCAAGGTTTACAGATCGACTTTCAATGTGCCCAGCATCTTGGCGAATTTCGGATCGTGGTAGGATAAGAAAAGACTTTCCCGTGTATCGAGGGAGGAAATCTGTTCCATATCGTCTGCGCTCAACTCAAAATCGAAAATGTCGATGTTCTCGACGATCCGCTCTTTTCTCACCGATTTTGGGATAACAACGACTTCACGCTGAACAAGCCAGCGCAGCACGACCTGGGCGACGGACTTGTTGTGTTTTTCTGCTATCGAGGCCAGCACTTCGTTGCCGAACATGTTGTTGAGACCTTCAGCGAACGGCGCCCACGACTGGTGCTGAACTCCCTGCTCTTTCATAAAAGCGGCGCTCTCAGTCTGCTGGTAGAACGGGTGCGTTTCGATCTGATTGACGGCGGGTACGATTTCGTTATGCACGATGAGGTCCATCAGACGGTCGGGCAGGAAGTTGCTGACACCGATCGCTTTGATCTTGCCTTCGCGGTACAGGTCTTCCATCGCACGCCATGCGCCGTAGTAGTCACCGAATGGTTGGTGTATAAGGTATAGATCGAGATAGTCGAGCTGTAGCTTCTTCAAGGATTTGGCAAACGCCAGCTTGGCACTCTCGTAGCCGGCATCCTGAACCCACAGCTTAGTCGTGATGAACAGCTCCTCACGTTGGACGCCGCTGCGCTTGATCGCGCGTCCGACCGCTTCCTCGTTCAGATAACCGGCGGCGGTATCGATCAGGCGGTAACCGGCCATCAGCGCTTCATATACCACGTTCTCGCATTCTTCAGCATCGGGAACCTGGTAGACACCGAAGCCGATGATCGGCATTTTCACTCCGTTGTTCAATGTTACGTTTTGCATTGTAACTCCTCCTAGTGTTCAAATGTATAACAGCAAACGGCGCGTATCCCGGGAACTGGGCACTGCAGCGGTGTTTCCACTTACGGCTGAATTGCATTACAATAAGCTTAGAACCTTCGTGTTACACGAAGTCAAGCCGTCATCTAAAATTAATTTTCTAGGAGGATTTCACATGCATACGGTCAAAGAAGCCGCCCAGATAACGGGACTCACCGAGCACGCCGTGCGCTTTTACACGGATAAAGGTCTGGTGCCAAGCGTACAGCGAAATCAAAACAACATTCGGATGTTTGACGATGAATCGATCAACTGGCTGCATGGCGTCAAATGCCTTAAGCAATCCGGGATGCCGATTGAATTCATTAAAAAGTATATCGATCTCTGTCTCGAAGGGGATTCGACCATTCCGCAACGCTTCGCACTCATGATGGAGCATAAAGAAGCGGCTCTAGTTCAGCTTGAAGAAGCCAAACGGCACGTTGCGCATTTAGAACAAAAAACGGCCCTATATCAGGCCATTCTGGAGAACCGTTCTCCAGACACGACCAATCCCAGCAACTGGGTCAAAATTCAGCATATGCATGCTGACGTATTTTACTCGCCCTCTGTTCGGAAGGCGTGAGAGATATTCATGAGCACATCAACCGTTTTGGAGAAAATCCTCGGTTTAAAACACTTGATTGGATTGGCAATGAACAAGATTCATATCAGTTAACGAGGAACGTTAGTTCAAAAAAGATTGAGTTTAATGTAGATTGAAGGGTAATTAATGTACAAATTTGTGTGATTATGAATTATTGGAGTGAAAGATGGAAAACGGCAGAATTGCAGGGGTTTTATCAATAATTTATCCTGGTGTGGGTCAACTGTACAATGGACGGATTAAAAAATGGTTTTATTATACTTGTCTTCAAATATTATTGACCGTTCTCTTTCCTCCCATATTTAGAATAGCCGACTTATTCACAACATACTTGTTTTTGTTTGGGATCATTACTATTATCTTACTGCCACTTGCACTAATTCCTTTTTGTTGGTTAGCATTTGGATTCATCTTTTTACCAAGACATTCAGCCTATAAAGATGCTATAGAAAAAGTTGAGACTTATGATTCAAATCGAGAAACTAACAAGACTAAATATTTTAGCTTGAAACAGCGATTAACAATTGTTGTTTTAGTGTTAATGATCGAAGTGTTAATCTCGCTATTCTTATTTGAATATTCTTGGGAATTTACAACAGACCTGTTATTGTAAGTTCATTTCAAAATTCCTGGACTTGCGGCAAGGAGTTTCACTAGTTCTTCATCCGGGGGAAGGTTGGATCGATCCCGATTACTCGGAGCCTACGGATACGTTGAAGTCGGATATTAGAAAAACAGGCTGCCAGCATATTAGGCAGCCTATTCAAGTAAAGGGCAGATTACTTTGGCAGGTAGGAGAATCTATACTTTTATAGAATTAACAATTACAGTAATTTTAAAGGACCACTTTTTTTAAAAAAGGGAACTTTTGAAATTTCTGTCGTCTGGGATGAGGATAGTAAAAGTTCGATTTCTGAAGAGGAAATGGCCAACTATGACTAAAATTTGGGAATTAAGATACTTTAATTAGCAATGAAATGTAAGTAGAATAGTACAGGAGCAAAAAAGTAAACATCGTCGATTAATTACATGTGGGAACATTAGTTCTGATATACTGAGGAAAAGGAGAAATGTAGCATGGGAGTTTCTGTTTATTACACTTGTTTGAGAAACTATAACCTTACCAACAGTGAGGAGCAAGAGATAACGGCCATCATTGATAAATACAATGCGGGTTTTGAAATGAAGGATATTGGAGAAACATTTTGTGTTTATGACTATGATCAGGATGAACCAACAGTGATCTTTGCAGGTTCAACAAAGTTACCCTTTTCAGATGATTTTGAAGATACATTGCATGCGCTGTTTTATTGGTTGACCTGTTTGACGGATATTAGAAGAAGTATTTCTAATGGGGATTGGCATGTGCATCTAGATGATACGGATGCCATTTGGGATGAGGATACAGGTTGGCAAATGCCAGAAGATTAATACTCGTATCCCCAAGAAGAATCAACGAATTGCTATCACAGGGATGGAAAGTTGTTAGTCAAAGTTCTAATGGGAGGTGGAGAGGGGAATACGGTCCATTCTCTCGTAATTCTTGAAAAATAGCTATATTACGCTATTGAATACCGATAGTGAAGGAGCTTGCTTCGCGGCAGCTCTTTTTGTTCATTCAAGTAACGGGCATGATAATTGGTATCCTGAATATTTACAGTTTTGTTAGGTTTGTAGTTTCGGATCTCATGAGAAATAAATAAGACTGTCGAAAAAAGGTGCAAATATGAAAATAAAAAAACGATCTATATTTATGCTAATTGGAGTATTCTTTTTGATGATACTAGTCTTTATAGGAATTAATTGGTTGAGAAATATAATAGATCAATTCCAAAATTTTTCAGTAACAATAAAGAACAAATCAGACTATGATATTGTTTCAATAGAGACTGGAATAATAAAAGGGGCTTCAAATGATATTTATACCGAGAAAATTATGAGTGGTGAAACCAGGGAAATTAACCCTATATTAAATTTAAAAGGAGAAGGTGCAATATATATTAAATATACCGATTCAAGAGGAGCTACCAAAGAAGAGACTGTATGTGGTTATACAGAATATCTATCGGGAAATTCAAAGGTGACAATTAGTAATGATAAAGTAACTATTGAACAAAATTGTATGTAAAATTTTAAGTGTTTATTGATCCAAGGATATCTTCTAAAGGGGACGGAGATCAGGACAGGAAAAAAATGTATTGACACAAAAATAATTAGGTGCCATACTATATATATGAACAACAACAATAACCTAACAAATGACATGAATGCTATTCCCTCGCTTGTACAATCCAAGCGCCAGATTGATCGCTATAACCTAGACATAGACGCACAAGCTATACTCGTCGCGTCTAGGCTAATGGCAGCGGGAGCCAGGCTTGGTCATGCTTCGGAGATTCATTTCTCTAGATTCGGTTTATCAACAGGGCGATATCGTTTATTGGCAGACCTTGAAGATAACGAAGGAGAAGAGTTGCCTTCGCAGTTAGCGGAGCATCTAGGTGTTACACGTGCTACAGTGACTGGTCTTATCGACATTCTTGAGCGAGATGGCCTAGTATCGCGACGATCAAGCTCAGAAGATGGCCGTCAGAAATCCGTTATATTGACAGAGCAAGGAGCGAAGAAGCTCCGTGAAATGGCACCTGAGCATTTCACTCGGCTGGAAGCCATGGTGGGCTTACTCAGTATCGAGGAGCGCAGTGTTTTTCTCGACCTGCTAGGCCGAGTTACACAAGGCATCTCAGCACTTACGGACGAACCAAGTGAACCAAAGCAACACATCAGTAATGAGTAGAATGGGCTAGTGAAGCTAGCCTATTTTTACCCTCATATAGTTAGGTTCCTAATTATATCTAACTGAAGCAAGCGCTGAACGATTTAAAAGAAGAAAGGAGCAACTAAATGAACAAAATGGAATACCCGAATCAGACAGATGGTGTTTACGAAATCAAGTCTGCTGGTTCTGGCGCAAAGACTTTTGTGCTGTGGCGTGAAATTTTAATGGCCTATGTTTCTCCTGCCATCATGGCAGGTATTGGGGGATTGGTTACTGCCGACAAGGGGCTCCAAATAGGGGCATTGACCACAATTGGCGGAACATCGGCCTTGGTGGCTTGGATGCTTGGCCTTTGGCTGCGCAGCCGAGGAGGCCAAAAACGGTGGATCATCGGTGCACCTCACTTGGTTGTGGTTGGGCTGTTCGCGTTGACGGGAGCAATGTTTGGCCTATTCGCCGCATGGGCAACATCTGGTTTACTAGAAATTATGATTCCCAGCAATGACCTAGCCTGGGTCGGTCGCGTCTGGATCGATTTCCCATTGTCTGGCTTCATAGCAAGCACGATAGTGATATGGCGGTGGCGTCTTGCCGCCACAACAAATTTTTCATCCAAAAGGAGAAGATAAAAATGATAGTTATTATTGGAGCAACAGGTACGATAGGCAGTGCGCTTTTGGAACGATTGGTTGATCTTGGTGTACCCGCTAGAGCGTTGAGCAGAGAGCCTGAGAAGTTGCGTGATCAGATCGGAGATAAAGGCCGGTCGATTATTGAGGTCGCATCGGCTGATGCTTCCGACCCCGAATCGCTGCGCCGTGCGTTTAAAGGAGCCAGTCAGCTCTTCCTTGCCATGTCCAACAGTCCAAGACAAATCGAATTGGAAACTTCGATCATTCAGATTGCTGCCGAAGCTGGAATCAAACACATCGTAAAGATATCCAGTCCTGCCTTTGAGATAAGCTCTCCAGTGGCAGTGGCGGGCTGGCATCAAGAAATCGAGAAAGTGCTGAGCGAATCGGGCCTCATTCACACCGTGTTGCGCCCTTATGCGTTCATGCAAAACTTGTTGCGCCTTGCACCAACGATCACAACCCAAAATGTTTTCTTCGGCTCCATGGGCCACTCACCCTGTAACTTCATTGACTGTCGCGATATCGCAGATGTTGCGGCAGAAGTTCTGATCAACCGCGAGGTATCAGGCCAAATATATACACTTACCGGTTCGGAGATTTTCAGCTATCCGCAGATCGCGAGTCAACTATCCACTCTGCTTCATCGGTCGATAAGCTACATCAACATGGACCCGCCAGTACTGCTCCGCAATCTAATCGAGCACGGGCATATGCCTACTTGGCTTGCGAACCACGTTGTGGAAATTCAAACTATGTCTACGGTGGTGCCAGAAAGTCCTAATGACACTGTGAAACGCTTGCTTGGCAGAGCGCCCCGCACGCTAAGCGCCTTCCTGCATGAGTATGTAGAAAATTTCCGGTAGAGGCTGAGCCCACCTATTTTGAAAATTGTGTCACTTAAAAGGCTACTCCTCCATCATTCAGTGATGTGAAGAGTAGCCCTCTTTAACTTGATTTTTGGGATTCCATTGAACCCCGATGCGGCTCACAGCCTTGATACATCGGGATTTTTGGCGTATGCGGGCAGCAGGATCTCAATTTTCGTGCCTTGCCACACTTTGGATTGGACCTGGATTTCGCCGCCGTGCGCTTCCACGATGGTTTTGGCGATGCTCATCCCGAGCCCGGAGCCTTCTGTTGATTCCTCGGTATTCGTTCCCCGGTAGTAGCGATTGAACAAATGATGCAGCGTTTCTTCGTCCATCCCTTTGCCATTATCGATTACGCGTATGCATGCCATGTCGTTCATCCTGCCGACAGATATGGTGATGATCACGCCAGGCGGGTTATGCTTCACGGCGTTGGACAGCAAATTGTCCATCAGCCGCAGCAGCCAGGTTTCATCGGCCTGTATCAGTAAGGGACACTCTTCTCCAACATAGTGAAACTGATACTCAGACATCATGGTGTCGTTGACGTACTTCAGTACGGAGCAGCGGACCAGCTCTATCAAGTCGATTTCCCGAACCTTCATGATCGAATCGCCCTGCTTGAGCTGATGAATCAACGAAAAGTCGGAGATCAGCTCGAGCATATAATCCCCTTTCTCCCGAATCGTCGCGCCCATGATCCGCATCTCCTCATGGCTCCATTGCTCAGGCAAGCTCTCCAGCATATACCCATAACCTTGAATTGTGGCCAAGGGCGTGCGCAGATCGTGAGAGATTCCTGACATCCACTCTGCTTGCGCCTTCTCCAGCCGCTCCCGTTCCTTCTCGGTCTGAGTCAATTGATGAGTCATCTGGTAGAAGGATTCGATCACTTCCTTATAGAGTCTGTAGCTGATTCGCAACGTGCCATTGCGGCGGAATACCTTGCGTACGTCCTTGGCGGTCAGTACCTGGTCGTATTGTCCCTTGCGCATACGATCGAACCAGCCTGCGAACAGAATCAGCGGCTGACCGTAGCGGTAGCCGTGCCAGATGGAGATCGGCAGCGCCAACAGCAGGATAAGTCCTGCAAACCAGACGAGTGCGCGCGTTGCCGTTTCCATCACAGGATGCTTAAGAGGGGTTCCCGCTGCGTGGGTTGTATAGAGGATCCAGGTCATTCTGCTCAGTTGGTCCCGATGGGTGACAATATTCGTGTCATAGTTGCTGGGAGATTGCTGGATGGCCAGGATATCCAGCGGTCGATATGCCTTCTGCACATATGCTTCATCGCCGATGCTTTGTACGATCTGGCTTTCGGGATTGATCACCTGCAGATAGCTGCCGCTTTGGCGAAGCCGCTGGTCCAAGAGGGGAACCTCCTCGCTACGCACGATTCCATGCTGTCCGTAAGTGTCGAACCAAGCCACGAGCTGGTCAAGGTCAGAATTTTGGTAGCCCAACATATATAGAAGCGGCTCCTGAAAAGAAAAATTCAGCTGAGTGTGTACGGCAAATGTCTCAAACGTCCGTGTCTCCTGAATATCGAGCAGTTGAGCGATGGAGTAGGAGGCTGGTAGCGCATAATGCGGAGTTGTATTGACGGTGTAGATCACCGCTCCTTCGGCACTGACAACCTGCAGCCACATTCCTTTCTCCTTGATAAGCTTCTCCCACTCGGGGGAGATCTGAATCGTCCCGCCTTTGTAAGTAGCTTCTTGAGCGATCTGTTGCAGGGCGCCAACCGGAAAGTTCCGGCGTATCTCATTACTCGTCATGTTCTGGAAAAATAGGATGCAGGCAACCAGCGTAATGGCCAATATCAGCAGGGCGTAGAAAATCAATTGATACGTGAAATGGAAGGCCATGCGCCGCTGGATCTTCATCGCTCCTGTGGCTCCTTCACCAGCTTGTAGCCGAGTCCGCGTACGGTAAGCAGCAGCTTCGGGTTGCCGGGGTCGATCTCGATCCGCTCCCGGATACGCCGGATATGCACCATTACGGTCGAGTCATCGCCCTGTCCGTTGATCCCCCAAACCTTGTCGTAGAGCTGTGTTCTGGAGAATACGATACCGGGAAACTTGCAGAAGTGCAGCAGCAGCTGGAAGACCTGCGCTGGGCAAGGAATAGGCTGCCCAGCTACAATCAGTTCGCCCTCCGCCTCGTTGAGGGTGAAGCGGCCGAATCGGTAAACGCCCGGTTCGTTCCCCCTCACGGGACTGGCTGAGGGAGCTTCCGACTCCAGACGGCGTATACGCGCCAGAATTCTCGCGGCCACCTCTAGGGGATTGAAGGGCTTCGTAATATAATCGTCCCCGCCCATGGCGAATCCCCGCAGGACATCAAGATCGGAAGCTTTGGCTGTCAGAAACAAAATATGCGGATTCCCGTATTCGCGGAGCTTGGAGCAGAGTTCCAGGCCGCTGCCGTCGGGAAGCATAATGTCGAGCAGGACGACATCGGGGGCTTCACGCTTCGCTAAATTGAGAGCTTCGGCGCAGGTAGAAGCCGCGTACAGCTGATGAAACCCTTCCCTGCGAAGCACCATTTGCAGCATAGTGACAATCGAGGGCTCGTCGTCGACGATTGCGATTTTAATATCAGATAGACTTGTCATCGTGTTCACCCTTTTCCATTTCCATAGTAGCATACTCACATGAACAGAACCTAAACGGAGGGAGCAAAATTAAGCTGAAGTTTATCTATCCGTTTAGGTTCTGTTTCATTGGGGCTGGTAGGATAGGGATGTGAAAACGATTCGGAGCGCCCCGGACCTTGCCTGGAACCAGTCTCTGCGCGAGATTACCCTTACCGCCAAGCAGCAATTGAGTGAAAGCCGCGGCTTTCTGTGGAAGGTAGAGAATAAAGGCAACACGGTGTATCTGCTTGGTTCAATCCATTACGTACTTGAAGGCATGTACCCGCTGCGTCGGGAGATTGAGAAGGCGTTCCAAGCTGCTGATTATTTGGGCGTAGAGTTGGAATGCTGCATACGCTGGGCAACCAGGGGATAGTTCCATTGCTGGAGAAGGAAGGCTTCACGGTAGAAAGACAGTAGCACAAGCGTATCACCAATAGTAAGGCCAATTGAGGAGGATAATATATGATTATAACTACTACATCAACTATTGAAGGTTCCCCAATCAAACAATATCTGGGTATTGTCACCGACGAAGTCATTATGGGAGCCAACGTATTCAGAGACTTTAAGGCTTCAATTACCGATCTCGTAGGAGGGCGCTCGCGCGCTTACGAAGGCAAACTTCAGGAAGCGAGAGATGCGGCATTGGCTGAGATGACCCAGCAAGCTGCGGGGATGGGAGCAAATGGGATTGTCGGAGTCGATATTGATTACGAAGTCATTCGCGATGGCATGCTGATGGTCGCCGTAAGTGGGACGGCCGTGATCGTGTAAGCCACCTTACCGATGCCACTATGTTTCAGGTAGCGGCATTTTTATTCGACATCGTCCATGAAAGGGAATATAATCCAGTGAAATGCCGTCAAAGTGTTAATAGGTTTTGTCGCTAATGAGAGGCTGATTTCTCAAGGCGGCGAAGCCTTTTTCTTTAAGCATCTAATGAACTGTAGGATGCTTATCGACGAGAAAATGGCTGCTTTGGAAATCTAATGAACTGGATTAGCGTTACCCGGTACTTTATTGGCCGAATAGTTATCAAATACTAGCAATAGCGCATCTGGCATTCATTAGATTTTCAGAATGAGCGATTTTGGCCGAATAAAGGGTATTGAGTTCGTAAGGAGGCTTGCGAAGGTGTGTGGACTTGAAGACCTAGCCGCAGGCTAGGTTTTTTAGCCTTAACAGTTATCTGACTTGGTTAACTAGGTTCCGTCTATTAAACTCTGGTGATGGGAAGAAATATTTGGTAACATTAAATCTTGACAAGGGAGTCTGAAAGCGCAAACATTTTTTCGGGGAGGAAATGAGCATGATTCAAGCGATCCGGAGTTCATTGGAATGGAAGCTCATTCTCATTATCTTTGCCATTATTTTTATGACGGTAACCGGGATCAGCACATTCAGCTTCATTAGAAGCTCAGAGGCGATCAATAATGATGTGGTGCGTTTCAGTAACCAGATTCTGAAGCAAGCCAACCTGAACTTGGGCCGATATTTAAAGGATAATGAACAGTTCTTTCATACGATTAGCGGAAGCAGAGAGTTCCAGGATTGGTTAAAGACTAGGCTCGATGATAAATATGATCTCTTCGATAGCTACCAAAAAATAGAAAAGACATGGATTACCCCCTTTACCACCTATCATCCAGAAACTTTGTCCATCAAGTTGTACAACGAGAATGGGAACGAGAGCACCTATCGGAACGAATATATGTGGGAATCCATTCTGGCACCTTACTATTCGATGAAGCATGAATCGTGGCTGGAAAGTATGGATCTGACGGGGAAGATTTCACGCTATTATGCGATGAATGATCAGTACACTGACAAAGCAGGGAATTCGATGAGAATCCCTATTTTAACTTATGCACAGAAGTTTCGCTTTGCCGAGCAAACCGGTTATTTGGCGATCGATGTTTCCCTTCTGGCTACACAGCAAATATTAAATGAAATCCAGCTGGGCGAGAACGGGCTTGGCATGATTATTGATCAATTTGGAACGATTGTATCCTACCCCGACCCTGGGCAAATCAATACAAAGCTGGATCCAGCCATTTTTATGAACATCAGCTCCAACCTCTCGGGCTCCTATTACAGCGCAAAATCGAAACAAATGATCGTTTATCAAACAATCACAGGCACCGACTGGAAAGTTATTGTTATTGTACCCTACGGAGATTTGGCTAAAAGCATAGCGAATATTCGCCATTTGACGATAACGCTTACAAGTGGAGGGCTGTTAATTGCTTCGATTTTTGCTTATTTAATTTCTCATTCCATCACTCGAAGGCTCAAACAGCTGCGCAGGACGATCAAAATGACGAAATTGGATCAATTCGATGTCCGTGCCCAGGTGAGCGGTATTGATGAAGTGGCCGAGCTTGCTTCAGCCTATAATCTACTTCTGGATCGAATAGAAAATTCCATTCTTCAGCTCGCTGAGACCCGTCTTGTCCAGCAGCATGCTGTATTATCTGCCTTACAATCTCAGATTAATTCCCATTTTTTGTATAATGCACTGGAATCGATCAATTCTATGGCTCATTTGGCCGGACAACCAGATATTCAACAGACGACGATCGCATTGTCCAACATGCTGCGGTACACATCCAATTATCAGCAGACGATTGTTACCGTAAATGATGAGTTTGACCACTTGAAAAATTACTTTTTTATCATTCGCATCTTGTACGGTGAAAATATATCGTTAAGTCTTGAACAAGATGTATCCGTCCAGGATGCGCAATGTCTTAAAGCTATCATTCAACCATTTGTTGAAAACAGTGTTAAACATGCTTATGAAGTGACAGGGGATCGTTTATTGATTAGGATTTCGACGACACGCTGGAAGGAACGATACGTCCAAATCGTCATTGAGGATAACGGGATCGGATTTACCGACGAAAGGCTGAATATGATTCAGCAGGCTTTGAGCATGGGGCAGACGGAGCAAGATTACATGCGTTTTTCCCGAGTCGGTGTGCTGAACGTTCACTATCGGTTGAAAATGTTTTATACGGAGCCGGAAACAGGCGTTTCTGTAGAGCGATTAATGCCAGAAGGCGGGGCGCGTATTATCATTCGTTTCCCGTATCGATCCTAAGAGGGGGTATAACATGATTCGAGTGCTTATTGTAGATGATTCCATGCTAATATGCAGCAGCTTGTCTAAATCTGTATCGGAGTATAACGACACAACGGTCGTTTCGGGAACGGCTTCAAACGGTGTTAAGGCGTTGGAATGGCTAGAAGACTATTATGCGGATTTGTGCATTACGGATATCCGAATGCCAGCCATGGATGGATTAGAGTTGATCGAACATATCAATCGGCTATATCCCTGGATGAAGTGCATGGTCGTTTCCAGCTACGACGATTTCCAATATGCGCAACGCAGCATTAAGCTCTACGCGCTGGACTATATTCTGAAACCCATTGATCCGCGAGCCTTTCATGAGTCTTTGAGCTCGGCGACGGATCGTATTATACAGGAACGAAATCACGAGGCTGCCCAATTGATTTTGCGCAAACTGCCTATGAATCGATCTTGGATGGAACGATGGATCGAACATATCCAAACGCTGCGGATTGAAATGATGCCGCTGCTCATTGTGGAAACGCTTGAATTATTGGAAGGATGGGCGGCAGGAAACTACTATTTGTTGAATGCGCTCTCCAATCTATGGCTGCAAACCGTCATCGAAGAGATGGCGAAGGATAAGCTTCGACTGGAGTTGGATGAGGGCAAGGATTTGGGGCTTGGGGAAAATCTGCTGTCCTTTCCTGTCATTCGCAGTTATTTTCGCCTATGCGCAGTCAGGAGACTGGAAGAAGGGGCCAATTGCCTGATGGCCGTCATGCGCGGCATCCGTGACAATCAGTCCAGTAAGGTTGTGGATACGATGAAACAATATATTCAAATCCATTATGGAGAAAAGATCAATTTGCAGGATTTGGCCGACATCGTTTCGCACAATAAAACG
Above is a genomic segment from Paenibacillus sp. HWE-109 containing:
- a CDS encoding GNAT family N-acetyltransferase, whose amino-acid sequence is MNSVTFVRLASFTDAEELSRLNQEFNGGVKRPPTKIIERLNINHNELIAVAEISGRIVGFGCAQSFYSFCYEEPHGEITELYVEEAARRKGIAIAK
- a CDS encoding GNAT family N-acetyltransferase produces the protein MKENNVREIRVTDYHDIYLLNQDFNPNLHVFSKEKIKEKIEIIIKKTKDIIFVYEQNNEVIGYIHGSPYELLFSDSLVNVLGFVVKASYRNQGIGSMLIERLEQWGVDNGFSGMKLLSHPSRIHAHRFYERRGYRFTKDQKNFIRKFED
- a CDS encoding aldo/keto reductase, yielding MQNVTLNNGVKMPIIGFGVYQVPDAEECENVVYEALMAGYRLIDTAAGYLNEEAVGRAIKRSGVQREELFITTKLWVQDAGYESAKLAFAKSLKKLQLDYLDLYLIHQPFGDYYGAWRAMEDLYREGKIKAIGVSNFLPDRLMDLIVHNEIVPAVNQIETHPFYQQTESAAFMKEQGVQHQSWAPFAEGLNNMFGNEVLASIAEKHNKSVAQVVLRWLVQREVVVIPKSVRKERIVENIDIFDFELSADDMEQISSLDTRESLFLSYHDPKFAKMLGTLKVDL
- a CDS encoding MerR family transcriptional regulator, whose product is MHTVKEAAQITGLTEHAVRFYTDKGLVPSVQRNQNNIRMFDDESINWLHGVKCLKQSGMPIEFIKKYIDLCLEGDSTIPQRFALMMEHKEAALVQLEEAKRHVAHLEQKTALYQAILENRSPDTTNPSNWVKIQHMHADVFYSPSVRKA
- a CDS encoding MarR family winged helix-turn-helix transcriptional regulator; the encoded protein is MNNNNNLTNDMNAIPSLVQSKRQIDRYNLDIDAQAILVASRLMAAGARLGHASEIHFSRFGLSTGRYRLLADLEDNEGEELPSQLAEHLGVTRATVTGLIDILERDGLVSRRSSSEDGRQKSVILTEQGAKKLREMAPEHFTRLEAMVGLLSIEERSVFLDLLGRVTQGISALTDEPSEPKQHISNE
- a CDS encoding SDR family oxidoreductase, translated to MIVIIGATGTIGSALLERLVDLGVPARALSREPEKLRDQIGDKGRSIIEVASADASDPESLRRAFKGASQLFLAMSNSPRQIELETSIIQIAAEAGIKHIVKISSPAFEISSPVAVAGWHQEIEKVLSESGLIHTVLRPYAFMQNLLRLAPTITTQNVFFGSMGHSPCNFIDCRDIADVAAEVLINREVSGQIYTLTGSEIFSYPQIASQLSTLLHRSISYINMDPPVLLRNLIEHGHMPTWLANHVVEIQTMSTVVPESPNDTVKRLLGRAPRTLSAFLHEYVENFR
- a CDS encoding sensor histidine kinase, yielding MKIQRRMAFHFTYQLIFYALLILAITLVACILFFQNMTSNEIRRNFPVGALQQIAQEATYKGGTIQISPEWEKLIKEKGMWLQVVSAEGAVIYTVNTTPHYALPASYSIAQLLDIQETRTFETFAVHTQLNFSFQEPLLYMLGYQNSDLDQLVAWFDTYGQHGIVRSEEVPLLDQRLRQSGSYLQVINPESQIVQSIGDEAYVQKAYRPLDILAIQQSPSNYDTNIVTHRDQLSRMTWILYTTHAAGTPLKHPVMETATRALVWFAGLILLLALPISIWHGYRYGQPLILFAGWFDRMRKGQYDQVLTAKDVRKVFRRNGTLRISYRLYKEVIESFYQMTHQLTQTEKERERLEKAQAEWMSGISHDLRTPLATIQGYGYMLESLPEQWSHEEMRIMGATIREKGDYMLELISDFSLIHQLKQGDSIMKVREIDLIELVRCSVLKYVNDTMMSEYQFHYVGEECPLLIQADETWLLRLMDNLLSNAVKHNPPGVIITISVGRMNDMACIRVIDNGKGMDEETLHHLFNRYYRGTNTEESTEGSGLGMSIAKTIVEAHGGEIQVQSKVWQGTKIEILLPAYAKNPDVSRL